A stretch of Aedes aegypti strain LVP_AGWG chromosome 2, AaegL5.0 Primary Assembly, whole genome shotgun sequence DNA encodes these proteins:
- the LOC5574159 gene encoding ubiquitin carboxyl-terminal hydrolase isozyme L5 produces MADSAGEWCLIESDPGVFTELIRGFGVEGVQVEELWSLDAEHFKNLEPVHGLIFLFKWVKDDEPAGSIVQDSRLEKIFFAKQVINNACATQAILSILLNAKHSDIQLGSTLSDFKDFCVSFDAYNKGLAMSNASQIRTVHNSFARQTLFELDNKQANKDEDVFHFVGYVPIEGRLYELDGLKEGPIDLGAVGAGEDWLNVVRPIIEKRIQKYSEGEIHFNLMALVSDRQMIYQRKIDQLLHASGEEEMETDTKQNEITRLRMLIEDEVAKRKRYKVENIRRKHNYLPLIVELLKILAQNGQLMPLYEKAKQRAAERETQGKAGVQK; encoded by the exons ATGGCTGATAGCGCTGGAGAATGGTGTCTGATTGAAAGCGATCCGGGAGTTTTTACCGAACTGATTCGGGGATTCG GCGTCGAAGGAGTTCAGGTCGAAGAACTGTGGAGTCTTGACGCAGAGCACTTCAAAAACCTTGAACCCGTCCATGGTTTGATTTTCCTGTTCAAATGGGTCAAGGACGACGAGCCTGCGGGATCAATTGTACAGGACAGCCGTCTGGAGAAGATCTTCTTTGCCAAACAGGTGATCAACAATGCCTGTGCAACTCAAGCTATTCTGAGCATTTTGCTCAATGCAAAGCATTCGGATATTCAGCTGGGGTCGACTTTGTCCGATTTCAAGGACTTTTGCGTTTCGTTCGATGCTTACAACAAAGGTCTGGCCATGAGCAATGCTTCCCAGATCCGGACGGTACATAATTCGTTTGCTAGACAGACCCTATTTGAGCTGGATAACAAGCAGGCCAACAAAGACGAAGATGTGTTCCATTTCGTGGGTTATGTCCCGATCGAGGGTCGTTTGTACGAATTGGACGGATTGAAGGAGGGTCCAATCGATTTGGGGGCTGTTGGCGCAGGGGAAGACTGGCTGAATGTGGTCCGGCCCATAATCGAAAAACGCATCCAGAAGTACAGCGAAGGCGAGATCCATTTCAACTTGATGGCGTTGGTTTCCGATCGGCAGATGATTTACCAGAGAAAGATTGACCAACTTCTGCATGCCAGCGGCGAAGAAGAAATGGAAACCGATACCAAGCAGAACGAGATCACCAGACTGCGGATGTTGATTGAGGATGAGGTAGCCAAACGCAAGCGGTACAAGGTGGAAAACATCCGCCGAAAGCACAACTATTTGCCACTGATTGTGGAgctgttgaaaattttggcCCAAAACGGTCAGCTGATGCCGCTGTACGAAAAGGCCAAACAGCGGGCAGCGGAACGGGAAACGCAGGGGAAAGCGGGAGTGCAAAAGTAG